TTTTAAAGTATTTTTTATAATCCTTATTTTTTATATAAAACTTCTTTTTTATAATACTATTTGATGCACGTTTACTGAATGATTATTTTTATAACTATTAACACACGGCTATTCTCTTTTAGAACGCAACATTTGGCCTTCGTTCCCTACTTGAAACCTGACTTTTTGCAGTCACCTTAATCTCTGCCCTAAAAAGCGAAGTTTCTGCCTTGGCAGATATTGATGAAATATACAATTTTTTTAAAACAGTCAAATTTATATTAAAAATATTTTAGAGTTTATTTTTTAAAAATAATTTTGTAAATATATTAAATTATTTATCGATATATTTAAAATAGATTTATGATTATTTAAAATTTTAATGATATATTGTATTATTTATAATTTTTAATAAATTTTTTAAAGTTATCAATATATTTTTAGTTAGAATTTTGTAATTTGTAATTTTTTTAAGAACTAGATTCTTATAAAATTGGTTTTAAATATTTATATTCTGCATTAAAGTCCCAAGAAACTCCCAAACTGACCTCAAACCAATTATCTTTAAATCGCTTCAAACTAAAATCAAACACCAACTCTTTTGGTAACATTTTATCTGGTCGAATATTTGTTTTAAAATTCCAAAACACACTGCCTTGGACAAAATCAAATAAAGAAAAACCAGCAATAACATTATATAATCCAAAATTCGAGACTTCATCTTCCCACATGCTATTTAACGTTACACTACCATGCGTTGCATTGACATTTGGAATACAATTGCAACCATATTCAATAGTACCATTTGTCCATTCTACACCTGCACCAATTGATAAAGAATTTCTCGGTGATGCTCTATAAATTGTATCAAATAATATTGCTCCTAAATAATAAGAACTGCCATTAATCACGTAGCTATCAAAGTATGAATATTGAAAATATGGAATAACTTTAAATTTAATTTGTGTATCAATATCAACATAAGAAGATATACTAACTTTGTTTAACAGTGTTGTTGAAAATCCAGATTTTTCAGAATAACTGGTTCCAAACGTTAAACCCGTACCAACCAACATTGTCTCAACAATCCAGGTTTCTGGTTTATTAATCACAGCATTTTTTTTATTCCACGCCGAACTCAAAACCGTTTGGTTCTCCTCAATCTTTTCTTCTTGTTTTGGAACAGCTGCTTGTGAAGTTTTTTGCTTTTCTATTAAAATTTTAGGATCAGAATTAGCAACTTTTCCTTCGTGTTCAAACACCAAAGGAGGTATAACTGATCGCAAAGTTTCTTTTGTAGAATCTTGCTTTGTAAGTGGGGTTCCAAATCCTTCTTCAGCAACCCCCAAAATGGGTGCGATTTCTGGGTTATAGGCTTCTCGCCATCCTTCACGATAAACAGTGTTTGAAGGACGCCAGGCAAGCATTTTGACATCATTTGTTCCAACAATCTTCATCGCTTGTTCATGCGACATCCTATCGGATGCGACAATTTGACACAATGAACTCCCCTGTCTGGATTCTAAAACTTTAAGCTGATGAATAGGAATTCTTTGCGCCCGTAAAAACTCTCCTGATTGAGGATGAAAACTTGATAAAGTAACATAACCTGCGAATAAAGTATTGCCGCGAATAATACCTCTTTCTAAACCAAAGTCTAATGTTAATAAATTTTCTCGAATATAAGTAATTTTTCCATCATGTCCAATCGTATTTATAATTCTTACCAACGCCTGAGCAAATGCATTTTGGATTTTTTGTGAATTGGCTTGTGCATCTAACAAAACATCTTCTCGTGCCCATACAGTTCCTTTAACTCCAACCCCTTTAAGTACAAGACGCACTAAGGTTTGATCGGGAGCAAAATATAATGAGGCATTAAGCCAAGCATCAATATTGTAATCACCTTCTAGTCGACGTTTTAAATTCTCAATTTTTTGAGAATTCATTTTAGAATTTTCGCTAGAGTTTAGAGGCAACAATTTAGTAAACTCAGTGAGTGAGATATCCCAAAATCTTCCAGAGTTTTTAACTTCCTCCGAAATCATTTCAGCCATCATATTTTGAATATCGCGTTCATTAAATGGAAATGCAGGAACACCATACAAAAGCCTATCTTGCTTTCGCATAAAAACTCTAAATTTATCTAAATTTGTATCTAAAAGATCGATGCCAATTCTTCTTACTGGAGGTAATAGAAACGTATCATTTTGGGTTGGAGGAGAAATTGCTCCAGGATTTTCTAAAGAAAAAGAACTCCCAAATATAAAAAACATTATGTTTAGTAAAATAATGCTTTTTAAAATTCTTTTTTTTTCCACCCCTTACTCCCTATTTTATTCCATTATATGTTAATTTTTATTTTTTATAGAAGATTCAGCAATTTGACACTTGACTGCAAATTTTGGACAAATAATAGGAAGAAGTGATTTTATCATTTTTAAAATGAGAGGAGTGAGTTTGTTATTAAAATCCGTCCAACTTATTATTAATATTATAAAATTTTCTTTTACTTTGATTTCTATTGCAATTTTTCTATTATTCACAGTATTTTTAATTACAAACGTGATTATGTACTTAAACTCCCGCACAGATCCTTTTCAGCAGCCCCCCAAAGACTACGCAATTGTGCTTGGCGCCAGTGTGCACGGCGATGCTCTATCTGGCGTATTGAAAGCCAGAATGGAAACAGCAATTGAACTTTATAATAGAAAATTAGTCCAACACATTTTAATGAGTGGTGATGGCACAGACAGCTACTATAGCGAAACAGCTGCAATGAAAAAATTTGCCTTAAAAAATGAAGTACCCGAAGATATCTTGCTAACAGATGAAAAAGGATACAACACTTATGCAACAATTTTAAGAGCCAAAGAAGTTTTTAATGCTAAAAGCGCGTATATTATTTCGCAAGATTTTCATTTGACACGTGCAGTATGGATTGCCCGAAAAGTAGGAATTGACGCTGATGGTGTAAACGCTGGAAATAGTAAAGATAAGTGGTATTATTCAGTTCGAGAATTTTTTGCTCGCACAAAAGACTTTTTTCAAGTTATTTTTAAGGTTAGACCCTACGACGAAAAAAACTTTGTATTTTAACTAATAATTTTTAAGGAGCTATTTCGCATTTTAATTTTGGATCTATAATTTTAAAATTTTTTGGATTTTGAATATCAGGCAATTCCATTTTTACAAAAAACTGCATATCACGTTCTTCAAACTTATAAAAGCTAGAATCAACAGATCGATCATGAAATAAACTTTGACATTCTTTAAAATCTAATTCAGTTTCGCTATTTATATTATTTAATTTAAGTAACTTTTTTTTGCATTCATGAAAGCTATTCTTATTAAATAATGAGCAATTAATTTCATTATTTAATTTTGCCCAATACCTTAAAGAAACAATACGATTTGATTTTTTTAAAAATAGAAACTCTTTATCAATATGGCGAATATGTTCAAATATCAATCGCACATCTTTACTAAGAATTTTATAAATTTGAAACTTATATGCCGCTCCATGACTATCCGCACCTTTAATAATCAAAAAATCATTAATTTTTCCATCATAATACCCTTCTGATTGAAATACATGCTTTATCAATCCAGAGTTTGTTTTACACAATTGACTGATATTATTTAATTTTGAATATTCTTTTATAAAAATTTTCGCTTCACCTTTTAAGCCAACATCGTTCTGTTCTATTAACACATTTTTAGCATATACATAGCAATTATTAAATATTTCTCCATTAGAATACTTACTTTTGCCAACAACAAATTTATTTTTAAAATTAGGTTTATCAAATCCATGCATATTTTGTGCAGAAAATATGGGTTGTAAAAAAAAGAAGAACAAAAAATTTAAAAATAAAATTTTAAGAATACTCACAAAAAAATTCCTTTTTATTTTAAATACTTTGCATTAACATCTTCTTCATCACAAAAAACATCTCCAAATTTCATTCTGCAATTTAGTCCACATTTTGCTTTATCAGCAAATCTGACACAATTAAAATATGATTTGGAGGCACAGGCTGAAATTAAAAAATTTTCTTCACAAATTATGGCCACAAATGACTCCATGTATATTTTGAATACATTTTGCATCAGGGTCTTGTTTACAATCAGCTCCAAACGTATTTTTTACACAACCAAAGCCACATATCTTCTTATCCTCAAAAGTGATACATTCTCGCTTTAATTTAGTAGAATCTTTTGAAATTATATCTCCACAAAAAATGCCTTCTTTATTTTTAACACAAATTTCTTTTGAAAAAGCAAAGTTAAAAATACCAATAAAAAAAGATAGATAAAAAAAGATCCTCATATTTTCTCCAAAATTTTAAATAAATCAAAAATTAAACTATATTCTTTTATCATATAGTTTAAAAAAATTTAGTTATTTATCTTAATTTGCTGCTCATGACAAGTATGAAAATTTGCCAAATAACTTTCGCGGTATTGTAAACACTGTTTTTTGAAATTTAACGCTAATAGATTTTCTGGATTTATTGCTAATGCAAGGTCAATTTGCTTTAAAGATTCGTCATATTTTTGTACATCGATATAAAGCCGTGCAAGTTCTATAAAATACTCAATATCTTGATGTTGAGTGATTGCCTTTTTTAACTCTTCCTCGGCTGCGTCAATCTGTCTTACCGATAGATAAAACAGCGCCATGTCAAAATGCTTTTTCGCCAGCAACGCTCCTTCTTTTTGACAAGCCTCAGCGAACCGTCCAGATGCCTCTTCATAAAATCCTAAATCGCTTAAGATAATTGCTGCATTAAACTGTGCTTCGATAAAATTTGCATCAGCATTCACAGCTCGATCAAAAAACCGGATGGGCCTCGGGCAAATCACCTTTCATAAGATATAATATCCCAATTTCATTTAACCATTCTGCCTTATCACCATTTTGCTGCAAATAGGATAACCCAATAGTTTCTGCTTGATGAAAATTTCCAGAAAACAAAGCAGCCTTAAAATCATTCAACGAGTTCTGCACACACCTTCTCCTATGTATCTTTATTACACAAATCATACCTGAAAATCTTGAAGAATAAAATTGAATATGTGAGAGTTGCGCGAACAGAATTCTGTTCATTTTTAAAAAGCAAAGACCACCTCTTATAAGTGGGATGCAATTTCATAGATTTGGGAGAAAAGAATGAAACTACAACATGGGTCTGCAACACTCGTCCTTGGTGTCCAATATGGAGACGAAGGAAAAGGAAAACTTGTAGATGTTCTTGCTGAACAAGCAGATCTCGTTTGCCGTGTTCAAGGAGGCAACAACGCTGGTCATACGATTTGGGTCAATGGAGAAAAAATTGTAACTCAACTTCTTCCCTCTGGTATTCTAAGAGAAAATTGCGAAATCGGTATTGGTGCAGGTGTCGTTGTTGATCCTTTTGTTCTGAGAGATGAATTACAAAAAGTAAAAGCACAAGGTTACGACATCTCACCAGAAAGACTGCATGTTGACTACAGAGCAAGCGTCATTCTTCCTTACCATAAAAATCTTGATTTCAAAAGAGAAGTAGAGCGTTCTAAAAACGCTACCAAAATAGGAACAACAGGAAGAGGAATTGGTCCTACCTACGCAAGCCGCGCCTACAGAGAAGGACCTCGTATCGCAGAAATTGCAAATCCTGATAACTTTAGAGCTTGGCTCAAAACGCAACCTCATCTTGCAGAGGGACTTGATGGCAAACTTTTAGACGAATTTTTAGAAACCGCCGAACAGCTTAGACCTTACATGAAAGACTTGGCGATGATTGCCAACAATCGTATGGCTCAAGGTGGTCGCTTATTGCTTGAAGGCGCTCAGGGAGCAATGCTCGATGTCAGTTTTGGAACATATCCTTTTGTGACTTCAAGCAATCTTGTTTCTGGATCCTGCGCAGGAGGACTTGGCATTCCTCCATGGAAAATCACCTCCATTCTTGGCGTGATAAAAGCGTATTCAACCCGGGTTGGAAACGGCCCTTACCCTGCAGAACTATTTGGATCTTTTGCTGATGAATTGCGCAACCGAGGACACGAGTTTGGTACAAATACTGGACGTCCACGCTCTGTCGGTTGGCTTGATCTCGTGGCGCTTCGCTACCTCACTAAGGTAAATGGTTTAACAGGACTCGCGGTCATGAAAGCGGACGTGTTATCGGGGCTTGAACACATTGGAATTATCACCGCGTATCGCGACAAACGCACACACAAAGAAATGGTGGGTTATCCTATGACGCAAACCGCATGGGACAATGTCGAACCAGTAGTCGAATTTGCGCAAGGATGGGACAGCGTTGCTGATGGCAAAAAAGTCAATAAAGATTATCTCAAGTTTGTTCAAAAAATTGAAAACTTCATTGACACAAAATGCGCTTATCTTTCTACCGGACCAGAACGGAGTGAAGGAATCTGGCTATAAAACTATTGTTTTGATTGCTTGATATCTTATTACATTTATTGTAAAATTTACAATTAAATGCATTTGCTATCTTTACTTTCTGGAGAAATTTAAGAATGCCCTTTCAAGGAAATGCCCTTGTTATACAATCAGGCGGTCCTACAGCCGTTATCAATCAGTCTCTTGCCGGAATTATGAATGCAAGCCGTGATTATCCCAATGTCATTCTTAAAGTATTGGGCGCTTATCATGGTTTACACGGTGTTCTTTATGAAAATCTGATTGACCTCTCACACGAAGAGAGCAACACGTGGAAGCTGATTGCAAATTCTCCAGGAGCTGCACTTGGCTCTGCACGAATCAAACCGAGAAATAGCGATCTCGATCGCATTTTTGAAGTTTTTAGCGCCCATAATATTAAATTTGTTTTTTATAATGGTGGCAATGATTCAGCCGAAGCTGCACAACTCATCCGCGAAGAAGCAAACAGACGGCAATATGCAATCCGCATATTGCATCTCCCCAAAACCATCGATAACGATCTCATGGTCACAGATCATTGCCCAGGCTACGGCAGTGTTGCAAAAGTTGTTTCACACATTATCGCAGGCGATGATCTCGATAATCGCAGTTTTTTTAATAGTGTAAAAATTAATGTTGTCATGGGGCGTCATGCGGGCTGGATTGCCGCTGCCACAGCCATAGCCAAAAAAGGTCACATTGACATCGAAGATCACGACGAAGTGGGTCCTCACCTGATTTATCTTCCTGAAGTTGAATTTAATGAAAAAAAATTCTTAAATGATGTGCAAAAAACGTATAATCGCATTGGTCGTGCGACAATTGTTGTTGCCGAAGGCATTGCCGATCAGCTTGGGGAAGAAAAATTTGCGGGCGAAGTGGATGAATTTGGCAACGCATTGCTATCGAGCTCTGGCAAGCTTGGTGATTATCTCGCACATTTAATTAAAAAGAATCTTGTGTACAATTCTTCTTTTGGCAAGCTGAGATGTCGAGCCGATACATTAGGATATTTACAACGTTCTATTGCAGGAATGGCCTCTCAAACCGATCAAGATTCGGCATTTTTAGTAGGTTCAATGGGTGTTCATTATATGATGCAGGGCGAAACCGATAAAATGGTCACTCTTGTTCGCATGCCAGGACAAACCTACAAATGTGAAACATCTTTGTGTGACTTAAAACTCGTTGCACAAAAGACAAAACTCATGCCCCGTTCAATGATTAACAAAGATGAAAATGGAGTAACAGAAGAATTTTTTAACTATGCACTACCATTAGCGGGTTCAGTTCCAGAAATTCATGCATTAAAACCACAATATATCAAAAAAATACTTTTAGATTATGTCCGCCCAAGCAAGTAACAAAAAATAATTAAAAATATTTCTCTAAAGCCGTTTCTAGTTTTAATATATTTTTTATGTTAACTTATTATTGTTCTTGCAAAGAAAGGAAGAAAAATGAAAGTTAATATTGGAATATCACAAGAAAATAGTACAAAAATTGTTGAAATTTTATCTCATTATCTAGCAGATTCTTATTATCTTTATCTTAAAACTCATAATTTTCACTGGAACGTAACAGGAATGTATTTTCAACCTTTGCACAAATTATTTGATGAACAATACAATGAATTGTTTCTAAGTCTTGACAACATTGCAGAACGCATTCGTTCTCTAGGCGAATATGTGCCAGGGACTACAATGCAATTAAAAGAACTCACCTGTTTGAAAGAAGTCAAAGAAATTCCGTCTGCACCCGAAATGCTGAAAATGCTTGTGCAAGATCACGAAAAAGTGATTTGCAACTTGAGAAAGTGGTTAGATGCAATTGGTAACACAGGAGATTGTGGGACAGAAGATTTTTTAACTGCAAGACTTGAAGACCACGAAAAAACCGCATGGATGTTAAGAAGTCATTTGGAGTAACAAATCAGCGAGAATCAAAATTGCACTCAAGGTAAAACTTACGATTACTAACTTATTTTACACCTTCCATTAAATTTTCTCTTAATTTGATACGAAAAAAATAAAAGTAACCTCGCTTTAATAGCTTACCTGAAATTTTTTATTATTTAGAAAAAACATATATACTCAGAATAATTAAAATATTTATTAATATTTTTTTGGTTATGGATTTTTTATTAACTTTACAAATTTTTTTTATTATATTTAAAAAAAATTATGCAATAAATTAAAATTTAAAGATTATTTATTGCTTATTTTAAAATTTCTTATAGAAGGATATTATTTATGAGTTTCAAAAAATTATTTTTTGTTTTTTTATTAAGTATTTATCCATTATCATCAGATGCTTTAAATTATAATTATTTCGATATTGATGACGAAACAAGCAATATTTTTTACAGCAAAGGAGTTAATGGAGAAAACGGTAAAGATGGGGAAGATGGCGGAAACGGTGGAAACGGTGGAAATGGCGGATAACAATTTAATTTGTACTTGACACAGTTTTTAGAACACTAACCAATTTCTTTACAAATATTGTTAACAATCATGGCGCAGAAGTAAGGCGACTTTCCTGTTTTTTAAAATTTAGTTATCAAACGTGCCGACGCTTGATAATTTAAATGAAAGACATTAATTTTTCTTTAAAATTACTATAACCCTCTGCGTTATTTGTAAATGTTTCTTGCTGCCCTGAATGCAGCCATTTAACAGAAAATACATTTTTCTCCATTTCTTCTTGCCCAACAAATGCAACGGCTTTCGCACCTAATTTTTCGGCATTTTGAATTTGCTTGCCAAATTTGCTCTCAGTAATAGGAGTTTCTACATTTAAGTTGCGTGCGCGCAATTGTTTTGCAAGCTGTAACGCCATTAAGCGATCTGTTTGTGAAAAACGCAACACACACACATGAGTTTCTTTAAATAAACGAGGAAGCAATCCATGAACTTCCATAAAATTTGTTAACGATACGTCTCCAACGCCATAACCAACACCAGGAAGTTCATCGCCACCAAATGCACCCACCAAATTATCATAACGTCCACCACCAAACAGGGCGCGATGATTGTCGGGGTGAGTGTCAAACACCTCAAAAACCATGCCAGTATAGTAATCAAACCCTCGCATGATATCTGGAGCAAACTTTATACACTCACTCGATGTCAGTGTTGTTAAAATATCGAGCCTCTGTTTTAAGTCCTGTGCGCTTTGTGCGTAAGGCCCTAACAAATCAATGACCTCATCAATAGACGCTTGTAAAAAAGTGTTAATAGATTTTATTTGTTTATCATTTAAGTTTAAATTTTGACATTGTTGATTAAAATCTGATTCTGATAATTTATCTTTTTTATCAAACAAACGTAATATTGGTGAAATATTGTCTTGAGATATTTTAATAATATTAGCTAAAAATTGATTAATAATACCCCTATGATTTATTTTAACTTGAAAATCAGAATATTGCCCACCTAACGATCGCAATATATCAATGGCAGTCATAATGATTTCAACATCTTCATCAAGAGCATTGCCACCAAACAAATCAACATTGAGTTGATCAAACTCACGGAGTCGCCCACGCTGTGGTCTTTCAAAACGCATACACGTTGGAATGCTATACCAACGAATTGGTTTTAAAAGTTCTTTTTGTTTGGATGCAATCATTCTTGCTAAGGTGGGCGTCATTTCAGGACGGATCGCTAATTTCCTCTCTCCTTTATCTTGAAATGAATACAGTTGATCTTTCACAATTTCTTCACTAGACTTTGCTGCATACAATTCTAAATGTTCAACAAATGGCCCACTATATTCCTCGTAACCATAGGACTTTAATAATTGATGTATTTTAGAATTGACAAAATTCTTGATACGCTGTGCTTCAGGATAAAAATCCCTTGTACCTCTATATCCTTGTGTGCTTAAAATTGTTTTTTTGTTTTTGAGGAGATTTTGTGCCATAAGAAGTCAATTCCTAAATAAACTAAGGGAATTTTCAAGCTGTTTCTTGAAATACAAGAGGTTAATGTTTTGGGTTTATGATGTCAATTGCAAATCTTAGAACACGAAAGCTTGATCTAAAGAGATTACTTGTGCCAAATTGCATTCATGTTGCTGGGAGAATATCAATCAGTAAAAGGCTTTTAATTTTTTCGACTTATTTATGACGCGTTCATTATTAATACAGGTTTATTTCAATGAATAATTTTTGTGAAAAATGGGGCATTAACCCAACCTTACTACCAAATCATGTTGGCATTATTATGGACGGCAATGGCAGATGGGCAACAAAACGCCATTTACCGCGCATGGCGGGTCATCGTAAAGGCGTCGAGAAGGTGAAAGAAATTACCGAACTATGCGTCCAATTTAATATTAAAGCCCTAACTCTTTTTGCATTTTCTGAAGAAAATTGGCGTAGACCCGAAGATGAAGTCAGCAATATAATGGGATTGCTAAGATGGTATATTCGCAAAGAGCAAAAAATTATTATTGAAAACAACATTCAATTTAGAGTGATTGGCGATCGCAAAAAGCTCTCCACAGACATCATAGAGCTCATTACAAACTTAGAAGCCAAAACAATTCATAATACCGGAATGCATCTTTGTATTGCGCTGAGTTATGGCGCACGTGGCGAAATTCTGAGAGCAGTAAAAAAAGTTGTCGAGAAAGTAAATGATGGGTTAATTTATACTGACGATATTGATGAACAAATCTTTGAGGCGCACCTCGACACAGCAGGCATTCCAACCCTCGACATGTTTATTCGAACAAGTGGAGAGTACCGGGTTAGTAATTTTCTTTTATGGCAACTCGCTTATGCTGAAATGTTTTTTAGTGAAGTGTTATGGCCAGATTTTGATTCAGAAAAATTTGTAAACCTTCTACGACAATTCGCCTTACGCGAACGCCGTTTTGGCATGACTTCAGATCAAATTCTCACAAGCAGCGCCTACTTTAAAACAGTTTCAAAATAACGAGGTCATTTATTAACAATGGACATTCTTCAAGCAGTTTTTTCAAATACAATTGTTGCATTTATTATTTTAATTGGTGTTGTTGTATTTGTTCATGAGCTTGGACATTTTTTAGCAGGAAAAATCTTTGGTTTAGAAATTGAAGAATTTAGTATTGGCTTTGGTCCAAAGGCATTTTCAATTCGCAAAAACAATACAGACTACCGCATCAATTGGTTGCCGTTAGGGGGCTATGTTCGTTTTTATGGCTCCGATCTAGAAACCAACGTGCCAATTGAAAAAAAAGAAAAATCAATTCTTCATGCAAAACTTTACAAAAGAGCCATTGTTGCTTTTGCAGGACCACTGGCAAACTTTATTTTAAGTTTATGTATCATGGTTGGCATGGCGTTCTACGGCATACCAGAAAATCCCGCTGTCGTTTCTGTGTTGCCAAACTCTATTGCAGAGCAATCGGGTCTAAAAACTGGCGATAAAGTTATTAAAATTAATGAAAAAAACATTAAAAACTGGAAAGATTTTTCTAATATTGTCAGCAATTCTCCAGAAAAATCGTTAAACTTCACTATTGTCAGAGATGATCAAGAAAAATCTTTAGTTTTAACACCACAAAAACAAGAAATAGAAACTCCTCTTGGCAATAAACAAACGTCGGGACGCATTGGCGTAACAGCAA
This region of Spirobacillus cienkowskii genomic DNA includes:
- a CDS encoding SanA/YdcF family protein; translation: MLLKSVQLIINIIKFSFTLISIAIFLLFTVFLITNVIMYLNSRTDPFQQPPKDYAIVLGASVHGDALSGVLKARMETAIELYNRKLVQHILMSGDGTDSYYSETAAMKKFALKNEVPEDILLTDEKGYNTYATILRAKEVFNAKSAYIISQDFHLTRAVWIARKVGIDADGVNAGNSKDKWYYSVREFFARTKDFFQVIFKVRPYDEKNFVF
- a CDS encoding adenylosuccinate synthase, which translates into the protein MKLQHGSATLVLGVQYGDEGKGKLVDVLAEQADLVCRVQGGNNAGHTIWVNGEKIVTQLLPSGILRENCEIGIGAGVVVDPFVLRDELQKVKAQGYDISPERLHVDYRASVILPYHKNLDFKREVERSKNATKIGTTGRGIGPTYASRAYREGPRIAEIANPDNFRAWLKTQPHLAEGLDGKLLDEFLETAEQLRPYMKDLAMIANNRMAQGGRLLLEGAQGAMLDVSFGTYPFVTSSNLVSGSCAGGLGIPPWKITSILGVIKAYSTRVGNGPYPAELFGSFADELRNRGHEFGTNTGRPRSVGWLDLVALRYLTKVNGLTGLAVMKADVLSGLEHIGIITAYRDKRTHKEMVGYPMTQTAWDNVEPVVEFAQGWDSVADGKKVNKDYLKFVQKIENFIDTKCAYLSTGPERSEGIWL
- a CDS encoding diphosphate--fructose-6-phosphate 1-phosphotransferase, producing MPFQGNALVIQSGGPTAVINQSLAGIMNASRDYPNVILKVLGAYHGLHGVLYENLIDLSHEESNTWKLIANSPGAALGSARIKPRNSDLDRIFEVFSAHNIKFVFYNGGNDSAEAAQLIREEANRRQYAIRILHLPKTIDNDLMVTDHCPGYGSVAKVVSHIIAGDDLDNRSFFNSVKINVVMGRHAGWIAAATAIAKKGHIDIEDHDEVGPHLIYLPEVEFNEKKFLNDVQKTYNRIGRATIVVAEGIADQLGEEKFAGEVDEFGNALLSSSGKLGDYLAHLIKKNLVYNSSFGKLRCRADTLGYLQRSIAGMASQTDQDSAFLVGSMGVHYMMQGETDKMVTLVRMPGQTYKCETSLCDLKLVAQKTKLMPRSMINKDENGVTEEFFNYALPLAGSVPEIHALKPQYIKKILLDYVRPSK
- a CDS encoding Dps family protein, whose product is MKVNIGISQENSTKIVEILSHYLADSYYLYLKTHNFHWNVTGMYFQPLHKLFDEQYNELFLSLDNIAERIRSLGEYVPGTTMQLKELTCLKEVKEIPSAPEMLKMLVQDHEKVICNLRKWLDAIGNTGDCGTEDFLTARLEDHEKTAWMLRSHLE
- the hisS gene encoding histidine--tRNA ligase yields the protein MAQNLLKNKKTILSTQGYRGTRDFYPEAQRIKNFVNSKIHQLLKSYGYEEYSGPFVEHLELYAAKSSEEIVKDQLYSFQDKGERKLAIRPEMTPTLARMIASKQKELLKPIRWYSIPTCMRFERPQRGRLREFDQLNVDLFGGNALDEDVEIIMTAIDILRSLGGQYSDFQVKINHRGIINQFLANIIKISQDNISPILRLFDKKDKLSESDFNQQCQNLNLNDKQIKSINTFLQASIDEVIDLLGPYAQSAQDLKQRLDILTTLTSSECIKFAPDIMRGFDYYTGMVFEVFDTHPDNHRALFGGGRYDNLVGAFGGDELPGVGYGVGDVSLTNFMEVHGLLPRLFKETHVCVLRFSQTDRLMALQLAKQLRARNLNVETPITESKFGKQIQNAEKLGAKAVAFVGQEEMEKNVFSVKWLHSGQQETFTNNAEGYSNFKEKLMSFI
- a CDS encoding isoprenyl transferase, whose translation is MNNFCEKWGINPTLLPNHVGIIMDGNGRWATKRHLPRMAGHRKGVEKVKEITELCVQFNIKALTLFAFSEENWRRPEDEVSNIMGLLRWYIRKEQKIIIENNIQFRVIGDRKKLSTDIIELITNLEAKTIHNTGMHLCIALSYGARGEILRAVKKVVEKVNDGLIYTDDIDEQIFEAHLDTAGIPTLDMFIRTSGEYRVSNFLLWQLAYAEMFFSEVLWPDFDSEKFVNLLRQFALRERRFGMTSDQILTSSAYFKTVSK